Proteins encoded together in one Apus apus isolate bApuApu2 chromosome Z, bApuApu2.pri.cur, whole genome shotgun sequence window:
- the CCDC112 gene encoding coiled-coil domain-containing protein 112 isoform X2, with product MKAEQAKKVEFIRTAEKLKAQLANTEKDKNGYLYIRKSDCRIEYSMLEELECSMTASRETEKAKILQQLSEIKNNVKRLQHQLKDVKPTPEFVDKLEEMMEEAENAINAFKEEQRQIYEQLLKEEKTVINELSVFERKVELWELGSSTPAKKWKLPSAKVSVDKPLENHLPEEVVEFERFIQRTGGRKGGWDDDDHQHFLKVWTKHKGRLSYVDEALEYLCGKTKENIEQHGKWYQQFLILHERKKESIKKWKEKQQQEKEGNLKEKEKAEKMLEEESLQCEEAQKQKAAEERKRQKAAIEAWKKQKAITLVMEEASQLKLKEKEKKQQKECQHRVKLLLERYALQKKEKVELEKLEKEKREEAETEKRKRIATEQIAKFQKRDLRKLELRILQKQAKEVEKQEKEKRLAKLIEKVEIHVTRDPSRLYRPTKGWEERTKEKAPAASEPLLHIPRRAIPAWRQGL from the exons ATGAAAGCTGAACAAGCTAAGAAAGTTGAATTCATaagaactgcagaaaagctAAAAGCCCA gcttgcaaatacagaaaaagacaaaaatggaTATCTTTACATTAGGAAGAGTGATTGCAGGATAGAATACAGCATGCTAGAGGAACTGGAATGTAGCATGACTGCCAGCAGGGAAACTGAAA aagctaaaatcctgcagcagctatcagaaataaaaaataacgTGAAGAGACTTCAGCATCAATTAAAAGATGTGAAGCCTACACCAGAAT ttgTTGACAAGCTGGAGGAAATGAtggaagaagctgaaaatgcaattaatgCTTTTAAAGAGGAACAGAGGCAAAT ATATGAACAGcttttgaaggaggaaaaaactgtAATTAACGAGCTCAgtgtctttgaaagaaaagtggAACTGTGGGAGTTAGGCAGTTCAACACCagcaaaaaaatggaaattgccATCAGCCAAGGTCTCAGTTGATAAACCACTAGAAAATCATCTACCTGAAGAAGTAGTAGAATTCGAAAGATTCATTCAGCGAACAGGAGGGCGGAAAGGAGGCTGGGATGATGATGATcatcaacattttctgaaagtatGGACAAAACACAAAGGCAGGCTGTCATATGTGGATGAAGCCCTTGAGTACCtctgtggaaaaacaaaggaaaatattgagCAGCATGGCAAATGGTATCAACAATTTTTAATTCtacatgaaagaaagaaagag TCAATTAAgaagtggaaggaaaagcagcagcaagaaaaagaagggaacttgaaggagaaagaaaaagcagaaaaaatgcttGAGGAAGAATCGCTACAGTGTGAAGAAGCTcagaagcaaaaagcagcagaagaaagaaaaagacagaaagcagcaattGAAGCATGGAAGAAACAGAAGGCAATAACACTTGTAATGGAAGAAGCATCACAACTaaaactaaaagaaaaggagaagaagcaacaaaaagaaTGCCAACACCGTGTGAAGTTGCTGTTGGAAAGGTATGCcttgcagaagaaagaaaaggtagaacttgaaaagcttgaaaaggagaagagagaggaagcTGAAAcggagaaaaggaagagaatcGCTACAGAACAAATTGCTAAGTTTCAAAAACGT GATCTCCGTAAATTGGAGCTAAGGATTCTACAAAAACAGGCTAAAGAAgtagagaaacaagaaaaagaaaagagattagCAAAGTTAATAGAGAAg GTCGAGATTCATGTCACCAGAGACCCATCCAGGCTGTACAGACCTACCAAGGGCTGGGAGGAACGCACAAAGGAGAAAGCACCCGCAGCTTCAGAACCACTTTTACATATTCCCCGTAG AGCGAtcccagcctggagacaaggcCTGTAG
- the CCDC112 gene encoding coiled-coil domain-containing protein 112 isoform X1 — MAAVAAAVAVAAGQPQNNSCSSTLGAGPQCQNWKMKAEQAKKVEFIRTAEKLKAQLANTEKDKNGYLYIRKSDCRIEYSMLEELECSMTASRETEKAKILQQLSEIKNNVKRLQHQLKDVKPTPEFVDKLEEMMEEAENAINAFKEEQRQIYEQLLKEEKTVINELSVFERKVELWELGSSTPAKKWKLPSAKVSVDKPLENHLPEEVVEFERFIQRTGGRKGGWDDDDHQHFLKVWTKHKGRLSYVDEALEYLCGKTKENIEQHGKWYQQFLILHERKKESIKKWKEKQQQEKEGNLKEKEKAEKMLEEESLQCEEAQKQKAAEERKRQKAAIEAWKKQKAITLVMEEASQLKLKEKEKKQQKECQHRVKLLLERYALQKKEKVELEKLEKEKREEAETEKRKRIATEQIAKFQKRDLRKLELRILQKQAKEVEKQEKEKRLAKLIEKVEIHVTRDPSRLYRPTKGWEERTKEKAPAASEPLLHIPRRAIPAWRQGL; from the exons ATGGCGGCGGTGGCAGCGGCCGTGGCGGTGGCCGCCGGGCAGCCCCAG AACAACAGCTGTTCCAGTACTCTAGGTGCTGGTCCACAATGTCAGAACTGGAAGATGAAAGCTGAACAAGCTAAGAAAGTTGAATTCATaagaactgcagaaaagctAAAAGCCCA gcttgcaaatacagaaaaagacaaaaatggaTATCTTTACATTAGGAAGAGTGATTGCAGGATAGAATACAGCATGCTAGAGGAACTGGAATGTAGCATGACTGCCAGCAGGGAAACTGAAA aagctaaaatcctgcagcagctatcagaaataaaaaataacgTGAAGAGACTTCAGCATCAATTAAAAGATGTGAAGCCTACACCAGAAT ttgTTGACAAGCTGGAGGAAATGAtggaagaagctgaaaatgcaattaatgCTTTTAAAGAGGAACAGAGGCAAAT ATATGAACAGcttttgaaggaggaaaaaactgtAATTAACGAGCTCAgtgtctttgaaagaaaagtggAACTGTGGGAGTTAGGCAGTTCAACACCagcaaaaaaatggaaattgccATCAGCCAAGGTCTCAGTTGATAAACCACTAGAAAATCATCTACCTGAAGAAGTAGTAGAATTCGAAAGATTCATTCAGCGAACAGGAGGGCGGAAAGGAGGCTGGGATGATGATGATcatcaacattttctgaaagtatGGACAAAACACAAAGGCAGGCTGTCATATGTGGATGAAGCCCTTGAGTACCtctgtggaaaaacaaaggaaaatattgagCAGCATGGCAAATGGTATCAACAATTTTTAATTCtacatgaaagaaagaaagag TCAATTAAgaagtggaaggaaaagcagcagcaagaaaaagaagggaacttgaaggagaaagaaaaagcagaaaaaatgcttGAGGAAGAATCGCTACAGTGTGAAGAAGCTcagaagcaaaaagcagcagaagaaagaaaaagacagaaagcagcaattGAAGCATGGAAGAAACAGAAGGCAATAACACTTGTAATGGAAGAAGCATCACAACTaaaactaaaagaaaaggagaagaagcaacaaaaagaaTGCCAACACCGTGTGAAGTTGCTGTTGGAAAGGTATGCcttgcagaagaaagaaaaggtagaacttgaaaagcttgaaaaggagaagagagaggaagcTGAAAcggagaaaaggaagagaatcGCTACAGAACAAATTGCTAAGTTTCAAAAACGT GATCTCCGTAAATTGGAGCTAAGGATTCTACAAAAACAGGCTAAAGAAgtagagaaacaagaaaaagaaaagagattagCAAAGTTAATAGAGAAg GTCGAGATTCATGTCACCAGAGACCCATCCAGGCTGTACAGACCTACCAAGGGCTGGGAGGAACGCACAAAGGAGAAAGCACCCGCAGCTTCAGAACCACTTTTACATATTCCCCGTAG AGCGAtcccagcctggagacaaggcCTGTAG
- the CCDC112 gene encoding coiled-coil domain-containing protein 112 isoform X3, which yields MAAVAAAVAVAAGQPQNNSCSSTLGAGPQCQNWKMKAEQAKKVEFIRTAEKLKAQLANTEKDKNGYLYIRKSDCRIEYSMLEELECSMTASRETEKAKILQQLSEIKNNVKRLQHQLKDVKPTPEFVDKLEEMMEEAENAINAFKEEQRQIYEQLLKEEKTVINELSVFERKVELWELGSSTPAKKWKLPSAKVSVDKPLENHLPEEVVEFERFIQRTGGRKGGWDDDDHQHFLKVWTKHKGRLSYVDEALEYLCGKTKENIEQHGKWYQQFLILHERKKESIKKWKEKQQQEKEGNLKEKEKAEKMLEEESLQCEEAQKQKAAEERKRQKAAIEAWKKQKAITLVMEEASQLKLKEKEKKQQKECQHRVKLLLERYALQKKEKVELEKLEKEKREEAETEKRKRIATEQIAKFQKRDLRKLELRILQKQAKEVEKQEKEKRLAKLIEKTLKA from the exons ATGGCGGCGGTGGCAGCGGCCGTGGCGGTGGCCGCCGGGCAGCCCCAG AACAACAGCTGTTCCAGTACTCTAGGTGCTGGTCCACAATGTCAGAACTGGAAGATGAAAGCTGAACAAGCTAAGAAAGTTGAATTCATaagaactgcagaaaagctAAAAGCCCA gcttgcaaatacagaaaaagacaaaaatggaTATCTTTACATTAGGAAGAGTGATTGCAGGATAGAATACAGCATGCTAGAGGAACTGGAATGTAGCATGACTGCCAGCAGGGAAACTGAAA aagctaaaatcctgcagcagctatcagaaataaaaaataacgTGAAGAGACTTCAGCATCAATTAAAAGATGTGAAGCCTACACCAGAAT ttgTTGACAAGCTGGAGGAAATGAtggaagaagctgaaaatgcaattaatgCTTTTAAAGAGGAACAGAGGCAAAT ATATGAACAGcttttgaaggaggaaaaaactgtAATTAACGAGCTCAgtgtctttgaaagaaaagtggAACTGTGGGAGTTAGGCAGTTCAACACCagcaaaaaaatggaaattgccATCAGCCAAGGTCTCAGTTGATAAACCACTAGAAAATCATCTACCTGAAGAAGTAGTAGAATTCGAAAGATTCATTCAGCGAACAGGAGGGCGGAAAGGAGGCTGGGATGATGATGATcatcaacattttctgaaagtatGGACAAAACACAAAGGCAGGCTGTCATATGTGGATGAAGCCCTTGAGTACCtctgtggaaaaacaaaggaaaatattgagCAGCATGGCAAATGGTATCAACAATTTTTAATTCtacatgaaagaaagaaagag TCAATTAAgaagtggaaggaaaagcagcagcaagaaaaagaagggaacttgaaggagaaagaaaaagcagaaaaaatgcttGAGGAAGAATCGCTACAGTGTGAAGAAGCTcagaagcaaaaagcagcagaagaaagaaaaagacagaaagcagcaattGAAGCATGGAAGAAACAGAAGGCAATAACACTTGTAATGGAAGAAGCATCACAACTaaaactaaaagaaaaggagaagaagcaacaaaaagaaTGCCAACACCGTGTGAAGTTGCTGTTGGAAAGGTATGCcttgcagaagaaagaaaaggtagaacttgaaaagcttgaaaaggagaagagagaggaagcTGAAAcggagaaaaggaagagaatcGCTACAGAACAAATTGCTAAGTTTCAAAAACGT GATCTCCGTAAATTGGAGCTAAGGATTCTACAAAAACAGGCTAAAGAAgtagagaaacaagaaaaagaaaagagattagCAAAGTTAATAGAGAAg ACGCTGAAGGCTTAA